The Bacteroidota bacterium genomic interval TGAGCTGGGCGATCTCCGACTCCAGCGAGACGACCTCGGCCGCGCAAACGACGTAGTCGGCCAGAAGAGAGTCGATCGCCGTCGTCGGTGCGGTGACGACCGGTTGGCGGATGACGACCGGTTGGGCGTCAGCGCTGGGAGCGAGCGCGATACACGCTATCAGCGAGAGCGCGGCGACGAGCAGGATCAAGCGAGTCGACATAGGTCCGGAGGAAATCGGTGGAACGGGAGCGAGCGGATCGGACGGAGTCAGCGTCGGCGAGCGCGCGATCGGCGGCTGCGCGTGCCTCGTCCTGGTCGCGCTGGCGGAGTGAGTCGACGATCGCGGCCGTCGGGTCGATGGGCGGCGGCTCCGGGCAGTCCGCGACCGAGAGGCGGCCTAGTCCGAACGCGATTCCCAGCACGAGGAAGGCAATCAGGCGGTACTGGGCCGCGAGAGGATGATTCGCTTTGGTCATTGGAGATCGTCGGGGATGCCGTCGGGAGGCTCAGACGGTGGGGCTGTCGACGTGTCCGGCTCATGTAGGCCACGTCTCCCGTCCCGGTAGCCGCTCGCCACCTTCGAGACCGGGTAGGACAGCAGGAGCACGCTCATTAGCACCGCGAGCGGGTAGAGCGCCCGCACGAACAGTTCGTCTGGAAGCGCCAGCGTCCTCTGCACGATGGGGACTGCTAGCGCGAACCCGAGCACCACGAGGACGATCGTCCGGTAACCGCGGAGCGTCGGGAGCCACCGATCGGCGCACGCGTGGAGGCGGTACCGCTGGCGGACTCGTCCGAGCCGTCGCCGGACGCGCCAGGGCGAGGCCATGAGAGACGAGACGCTCACGACGGCAGCGGGGCGCGGACGAGGAAACCGGTCGGGTCGACGAGGTCACGCCGGCGCCGGAACGGGCGGCCGTTCAGACGGTCGATCGCACTCGTCAGGCGCCCACGCGAAATGCGCCCGGTCTCCAGCCCGAGGTACAGCTCGAAGTGGAGCATCTTGTGGCGGAACGCGTAGCGCTGGCCACGACGGTTACGGAGATAGAGTTGCCCGACTGTCCCGAGCTTCTGGCCGCGTTTGATGTATGCGCCCGCTTGGATCCCGCTCGCCAGGTCGACCTCGCCGTAGACGCATAGGAAGTGGTCGCCTGAGCGACCATTGCCGCCTGGTAAGTGGTGCGCGACGACGACGTGGTCGGTCTCGCCGTAGTAAGGAGCTGCTCGGACGATGCGCCCGTCAGCGACTGCCAGCACGGGAGTCCCGACCGGGTGGTAGAGATCGTCGCCAGCATGGCTACGGCCCCCTCCAGAGCGTCGCCAGCGGAACGAGCGCATCCCGGCGCCCGGCCCGTGAAACGGGGCCGTTGCGCTCTCCTCAAACGGGAACGTGACGTGGCCGGCGCCCGCGAAGTCAGCGATCTCGATGATGCGCGCGAGCGTCCGGTGCGTTC includes:
- a CDS encoding M23 family metallopeptidase, whose protein sequence is MSVTARGVASRSLYFTGSVGRRGANAKRDVELMQRALHRAQNFFLDDNLDPGPVDGESGDGTEGAISWLQRCYLHAWKPDARLDVGGRTHRTLARIIEIADFAGAGHVTFPFEESATAPFHGPGAGMRSFRWRRSGGGRSHAGDDLYHPVGTPVLAVADGRIVRAAPYYGETDHVVVAHHLPGGNGRSGDHFLCVYGEVDLASGIQAGAYIKRGQKLGTVGQLYLRNRRGQRYAFRHKMLHFELYLGLETGRISRGRLTSAIDRLNGRPFRRRRDLVDPTGFLVRAPLPS